From the Sphingomonas sabuli genome, the window ACGTCGACCCGCGCAAGATCGACGACGACTTGCGCAACGTGCTTGGCGCGGACGTGCGCGTCCACGACCGCACCGCGTTCGAAGGCGATTTGCGCGCCAGCTTCAACGGCAAATCAGTGGCGGTCGATCCGGAACGGTCGGTCGCGGCGATCTTCCAGGCGCTGGAAGAGGGCGGGGCGCGGATCCTGCGCCTGCGCGATCCCGCGGTGCTGGCAAAGGCGATCAAGAACGAAGCGGAGATTGCCGGGCAGAAAGCGGCGCAGGCGCGCGACGGCGCGGCGGTCTCGCGCTTCCTCAAGTGGGTGGCGGACGAAGCCCCGGCAGGCGAACTCGACGAGATCGTCGCCGCCGACCGGCTCGAGGCCTTTCGCAAGGAGCATGGCGACCTTCGCGACCTCAGCTTCGATACCATCTCGGCCTACGGGCCCAACGGCGCGCTGCCGCACTACAAGGGCACCGAAGCGACCAATCACAAGTTCGCGCCCGGCACGCTGTATCTCGTCGATTCGGGCGGCCAGTATGAAGACGGCACCACCGATATCACCCGCACCGTGCCGATCGGCACGCCGACGGCAGAGATGATCGACCGCTTCACGCGCGTTCTGCAGGGCCATATCGCCATCGCTACCGCCGTCTTTCCCAAGGGCGTGCGCGGCTCGCAACTCGACGCCTTCGCGCGCCGCCCGCTGTGGGAAGCGGGTTGCGACTATGCCCACGGCACCGGCCACGGCGTCGGCAGCTTCCTTGCCGTCCACGAAGGGCCCCAGCGGATTTCGCCGCCGGGATCGAGCCAGTCGGGTGGCGACGAGCCGCTGCAGGCGGGCATGATCCTGTCCAACGAGCCCGGCTATTACAAATCGGGCGAATACGGCATCCGCATCGAGAATCTGGTGCTGGTGGTCGAGCACCCGGTCGAGGGCGGCGACAAGGATACGCTGGGCTTCGAAACGCTGACCTTCGTGCCGATCGACAAGAGCCTGATCGACGCGTCGATGCTAAGCGATGGCGAGCGCCGGTGGCTGAACGACTATCACGCCCAGGTGGTGGAAAAGATCGCCCCGCAGCTGCAGGGCGACGACCTCGCCTGGCTCAAGGACGCCTGCGCGCCGCTTTGATGCCATCGCTTTTAACGCACCCCATCCATCTTGGCCTTGGCGCGCGCGCCCTCGCGCAGCCCGAATTCGACGGGATGGAATGGTATGCGGACTATGAACAGCGCAGCACGGAAGATGGCGTAGAGGGTCGGCTGGTCTCCCTCCACCGGTTCGAAAAGAGCTGGGACATGTGGGAAATGCACCCGTCGGGCGACGAGGTGGTGTGCTGTCTCGAAGGAACGCTGACGCTCCACCAGCAGCTGGCCGACGGGGATGAGCAGAGCGTGACGCTGGGGCCCGGCGATTATGCGATCAATCCGCCCGGCGCCTGGCACACGGCGGATTGCGACGGTTCAGTCCTCGCCCTGTTCATCACCGCCGGGGTCGGCACCCGGCATCGGCCCCGCTGAACGCAGGTCGCGCGCCTGCGCCTTGCGCCGCCGCAAATTCTCGCGCAGCGCCTCGGCCAGTTTTTCTTCCTTGGACCTGTCCTTGCCGCTCATCCCCGCATTCTGGATCGGGCGCCCGGCGGGGGCAAGGGCGGGTTGACGATGCCGGGCCGCTTGGCCATAGCGCCGCGTCTTCCGGACATATGCTGCCGTAGCTCAGTGGTAGAGCGCATCCTTGGTAAGGCTGAGGTCGTGAGTTCAATCCTCACCGGCAGCACCATTTCTTCGCGTTGATATTGCGAGAAATTTTGCGTAAATGAACACCCGAGCTGCGCTGCCCCCAATCGAGAGGGGCCGCTCCGGGGCCGCTGGATCACTTATGCGGCTCTTCTTCGCTCGTTTGCTGAAGGCTCCCCTCGGCAGCAATCCTTACCAGCGTCCTGTCCAACCTCGCTGCTCTGAGGACAAGCGGCCAAATGCTCGATCACAGCGCGGCCTACTGATGCTGCCAGTGGCACGGGCACCGCGTTGCCCACTTGCTCATACTGCGCACCGAGGCTCTCGCCGGCGAACCTAAACTTATCCGGGAAGCCTTGGAGGCGAGCCGCTTCGCGAACAGAGATCGTGCGGTTCTGAGTCGGATGAAGGTAGGCACCCCAGTGGGGATCACACTTGGTCAGAAGAGTTGAAGCGAAACCTCGTCTCGCTAACCGGCCGTAGCGTTTTGTATGGTCGGTCAGCTTTGCCCGCTGCATCCCTGCCGGAAGCAGGTCGCGTGGAATGTCCCGCCAGTTTCCGCCCTCGGGGACGTGGATAACCCGGTTTAGGTTCACCGAGGTTAGTCCGTGACAAACGTGGTTGTAGAGCTTTCGGCATCCCCTCCGGGCTTGCCGCTGGAATCCTGTGAATGCAGAAATTCCGGCGCGATCCGCCACTTGCGAACCGCCTCCGCTCTGCAGCGGCGGCAAATCGCCAATCGCGTCCAGCACGGTGACGGTCTTCTTGAGCCCTTTGAGGTCGTGCGTCTTCCGCTTGCGAGGGTTCGCCGGTCTATGAGTGGGCCGCGGCAGCATCGATGCTGGCTCACCCGCTCGTGTTGCGACGATGAAGACGCGCCTGCGAACTTGCGGCGTGCCGAACTCCTCAGCTGACAGCACATCGAGCGTGGTCTGGTACCCCATACTTCCGAGTTCTGCGCGAATCGCTGCGACTACGCTGCCGCCGCCAATCGTGAGAATCCCGGGTACGTTTTCCATGACCAGAGTTTTGGGTTTGAGGCCTCTCACAATGCGCAAATAGTGCTCGAAAAGACGTGCACGATCATCGCTGTCTGAGCGCTGATGGTTGTTGTAGCTGAACGATTGGCAGGGCGGCCCGCCGATTAGACAATCCAGCTCGCCTTCCGCCAGCGCACACTTCTCGAGAACGAGCCTCGGAGTTAGCTCGGTAACCGAGCCCTCGAAGAACACGGCCTCAGGGAAGTTCAACCTGAAAGTCGCCGAAGCATTGCTGTCCACGTCGTTCCCGCCGACTACTGTCCAGCCAGCCTGTTTGAAGCCGACGGCCAACCCACCTGCGCCCGCGAACAGGTCAAGACACAGAGGCCCTCGCGCATCATGTCGGGACTGGGCCGGGTATACAACCATACTCCCGCCGAGCGGGCCGCAAGCAGATTTCACACCGTCCCCCCAGAGCTCACATCAGAACAAACATAGAACGATTAGGCGCGGAAGTATAGCCGAACAACGGCGGCCGTCGAGAGCATGTCGAGGTGGCTTGCAACACGTGAATGGATTTGATACGTGTTGAGCAATCAAAACAGGAGACTTTCATGGCGACCGCAGTTCAAGACGTGGAGATGGCTCCGCAGGTGTTCCGCGAGAAGATCGGAGACGTAGAGTGGCTGCTCGAGGAGACGACGCTCGACGTAAATGACGATGTGACCTTGTGGGTAGGCAACCCGCGGCTACGGGCGGTGATCCCCACTGGTCACCTTCCGGATGAGATTGAGCTTGAAAGTCTGCTGCAGAAGTCGTCGGGGTACGCCGGCTTAGCCAAATCGATCAAAGGGCTCGGGCAGATGGAAGCCATCTACGCGTGGCGACCAAACAACAGCTCCAAATACCACGTGTGGGAAGGCGCTACACGCGTGACGATTTTGCGAGATCTCAATCGCAAAGACACGAAGGGCACCGGCGAGTTTCGTCGGGTGCGCGCCAAGATTCTTCCGCCGAACTTCAGCAAAGCCGAGCGCGCCCTATTGCTGGCGAAGATTCACGTGCGTGGGCCCAACGTCCGCGGCTGGGGTCGCTTCGAGCAGGCGCAGTTCGTCTACGAGACGACCGAGGGCGTCGGAACTGAGCCGGCCTTGATGACGGCAACCAAGCTTGCCGCACAAATGGGTAAGTCCGTTGGATGGGTCACGAAGCTGCGGCAAGCGTACGAATTTGCATGCAAATTCGTCGACCACGTTGACCAAGATGACGGTCAGAAGATGGCCGCGGACAATTTCAGCATCCTCGAAGAGATCAGCAATGCGCCAAAGGTCGGGCCAATGCTCCGTGAGTATCACAACTCGCAACACGATGAGCTGCGGGCTGACGTCTTCGACATGGTGCGCAACGACGTGTTCAAGGAATACCGCAATGCGCGCTTCATGCGCGAGTTCTACGAGGACGGCGACAAGTGGGCACAGCTTAAAAGCGGTGAGAAGCACATCGCCGATAAATTGGCGGCTGAGCTGAAGGCAAACGCCAGCAGCATGAAAGCCAAGATCGCTGGCCTCGAGAAGCAGGTTCAGCGTGCGATCGAGCGTAACTCGGCCGAGCTCGATGATACTGATGCCGATATCCTGCGTCGCTGCTCGGCGATGATCGAAGATCAGATCCATGCCGACGTGCCGAAGTTCAAACTTGAACTTAAGCGGATAACGCAGGTGCTGACGAGCGCCAGCAAGGCCGACGTGCTCGAACTGTCGACGGCGGAGCTCCAGGAGTTCAAGGCCGCGCAAGACTATTTCGAGGTGATCCTCGGATTGGCCGCGAAGGTCTCCGCGTGACCACCGCGCTAATGGATCACCAAAAAGAGGGGGTCACGTTCCTGACCAATGGTCGGGCAGGCCTCCTCGCCTTCGAACAAGGTCTAGGCAAAACATTAGTCGCTATCGATGCATTTCGTCGGCTGCGAGAAGCCGGCGAGGCAGAGCGGATGCTTGTGATCTGCCCGAACTCTCTCAAGCGCAATTGGGTCGCGGAGATTGGCAAGTTCGCGCCTGGCTTAACTGTGGAACTTGCTGAAGGTACGCCTAAGACTCGGCGCCAAACGTTCAGCGCAAGCACGGCTCACGTCCTCGTAACGAGCTATGAAACGGCCAGAACGGAGGTGACTTCGGTTCTAGCCTTCACGACTGTGAATCGGGTTGTGCTGGTGCTGGACGAATCTCACACTGCAAAGAATTGGCGGTCACTCACCTCAACGGCAATGCGTCACTTCGCTCCACGCTGCGACTTCCGTTGGCTCCTTTCCGGGACGCCAGTCACGAACACGCCGGCTGATCTTTTTACTCAGATTGAGATTGTCGCGCCGGGAGAGCGGTCGCTAGGGTCTCTTGAAACTTTTCTGGCACAGGTGGACGCCGACCCGGCCGCTTCATTCGCAAAGCCGGTGCTGGATCGCTTGGTCCTGCGGCGAACGAAAGACCAGTGCCTCGACCTCCCCGACAAAATATTCAGTGATGTTCTCGTCGACTTGCCGCCCTGGCAGCGAAAATTGTATGATGACATGCGAACGCAGATGGTCTGCGAAATCCAGGGAATGTCCGGTGAGCAGTACCGCGCATTTGCGTCCACAGCTCTCGCAAGGCTCACTCGCCTTAGCCAGCTAGCTAGCAATCCTGCGCTGCTACTTCCTCAGTCGCCGCACGATCCGGCTAAATTTGAAGTGCTTGATGGTCTTTTAGAGGACATTCTGTCGGTACCGGACCGTAAGGTCATCATCTGGTCGGCCTATGTCCGGAACATCGAGACACTCCTGCAGCGGTATGCGCACCACCGCGCCGTCGCCCTGTACGGAGCGATCGAAAACTCTGACCGGCAAGTGCTCGCTGATCGCTTTCAGACCGATGATGACACGCGCGTTTTGATCGCCAACGCGGCCGCCGCTGGTACCGGCTTCACGCTAACAGCCGCCAGCTTCACGATCTACGAGTCCATGTCGTGGCGCTACGACCACTATGCCCAGAGTCAGGACCGGAATCATCGGATCGGCCAGTCTCTGCCGGTAAATTATCTCCGGCTGATAGCGGCTGACACGATCGACGAAGCCGTAGCCCAGGCGCTTGAGCGTAAGGCGGGAATGGCTCGCAACCTGCTGTCCGACGCTGATGTTGGTGCAGCCTTGAGCCGCCTGTCACCAGAAGAAATGTGCAGCTTGATCGCGACTAGCAGGCTGCCGGAATAACAAATGGCAGACCGCATTTCCGCTCCACAGCGCAGCGAAAACATGCGCAGAATAAAGGGCGCGCACACGAAGCCCGAGATGATCGTGCGCCGAATGGTCCATTCGATGGGTCGGCGCTACAGACTGCATCGCAAGCATCTTCCCGGAAATCCCGACCTGGTGTTCGGGCCGAGCCGCAAGGTCATCTTCGTCCACGGATGCTTCTGGCATCAGCACACTGCCTGCAAAGCCGGGCGAGTACCCAGTTCAAACTCGCACTACTGGCACGACAAATTGCGCAGGAACGTGTCTCGAGACGCGAAAGCCCAGGAAGAGCTGAAGCGACTTGGTTGGGAAGTCCTTACCGTGTGGGATTGTGAAACACGGAACACATCGGCGCTCCATGCTCGGTTGGAAGCCTTTTTGTCCTCGTCAACCGAACCAGGAGCAAAGCGATGAGCCCAACGGTCCGAATGTTGTTCGATACACCCCAGCGAGAGATCGCACCTACGCTCCGCGACCTTTATCGCCGTTGTAGCTCTGCTTCGATGATAACGGGCTTCATGACTGTAGAGGGCGCCAAGGCACTCCATGAGGTTCTCGCTGCCGAACCAGCGAAGCTCAAATCCTTGGTCGTCGGCGCAGGAACCTGGCGGGCGTTTGATGCCTTTGAAAGCTTGCTCGGCGTCGGGGTCCCAAAAGATCGTCTGCGCGTTCACTTGGGCCACAGCCGGCCCACGGGAGCGTCTGCCAAATTCGGATTTTACCGCTATCATCCGATGTTGCACTCGAAGGTGTATTATTTCGAGCTGCCGAACAGTCAGTGCGCCGCTGTGGTTGGCTCGCACAATCTTACCGGTTTCGCTCTGCACGGGCTCAACGGCGAGGCTGCGACTTTGATCGAAGGCCCGGCGGACCATGACGTGTTCGTCGACATTCGCGAGCATATCTCGACCGCAGATCGCAGCGCTGTCGAATACGATCCGACGCAACGTGAAGCTTATGCGTGGTGGGCCGCTGAATTCATGGAGGGCCTCGCGTCAAAGTTTGACGATCTTCCGCGTGAAGGCGAGTTCCAAAGAACCATTATTATCGTAGCAGAGGCTGAGCGCAGCCTGCCTTCTCGGGGCGATACAATTTACTTTGAGCTGCCAGCGGTGCTCGGAAAGATGCAGTCACTCCGTGCCGAGGTGCACCTGTACGTGTTCGACCAACTTCCAAGCGATCCGTCCACCGCCCTCGAGCAGCTGTCGAACGCGCGGAAAGCGTTCTGGTGCAAAACGGTCGGGATCGAAGATGATCAAGGCGGTCGCGAGTTTCGTGCCGATTGGCACATAACCGATAGCCTGCACCCGATAGTGCGCAGAACCGTTCGACCCTTCAGGCCACAGCCGGCGCCCGACATGCAGCAGGTCCGCGTAAAAGTAGTCAACAAGCTATTTGGCGCCTTCGACTACGTATTCGACATCAAAGGGCGTGACTTTGAACCATTGTTCGACACTTCGTCGACCGTTCAGGTGGCGCCGGCCGTGCGCGAGGAACTTCATGAGCTGGAACTTATCCCGCCCGAAGACCAACCTTGGTTCAAGGTGGTCGGGTTTCAGCCGAAGGTGAGGGACGAAGATGCTGCTTACAAAGAAGCTTTGAGCGCTCTTACTCCCGAATCCGGTCGATACGTGCTCATGTCCGCGCTGCGTAGGAAGAAGTAACCAACGCTAAGCCATGAAGACCTTGCTGCGGTGGTGTTCGAAATATCCCAAGCTCGCATCGTGCAGCGGCTTGGCCGGCGGTCGCTGGCTATGGTGCAACCCCAGCTTGATGCCATCCGCCTCGGTTAGCCTGGAAGAAAACAAGGTCGTGCCGTCGTTGGCAAATCCGATGAGTCCGCGATCGAATAGAAAATCCGCATGCGGGGTTAGCATAAGTCCGTTGAAGCCATCGAGCCGTTCAGCGGCCGTCTCACAAGCGCGCCACGGTTTCACGTGGCTTGCAATCAGCAAGGTGGGTGTTCTGACCCCAGTGACGCGACAAGCCGGTTCTTTGGACAAGACGCGCCTTCGGAAGAGCCCCTGACCTCGCCGTGCGCGCGTCAACTGATCGCGCGTCGTTTGGTCTAGGTCCTGATCCGCTCGAATTTGCGCTTCAACTGCATCATCAAATTGCGCGGCAAAGTCCGCGATGGTGATTGTTGGTGTCTCAATCTCGAAGTCCCCAACAGCGAGACCGACCGCCGCGAAAACTATTTCGAAAACTGCTCGGTCGACCTCGGCGAGATATGCCTTTTGATTGCCGGCTCCGGTTGCGGCTCTGATCGGCGAATGTGTTTGAGGCAAGACGCCGGCGAGCCGACCGATGATCGCCTTTGGTTGGACACTAATCTGTTGCTCTAGCCACTGCACGGGAAGCAGCCATCCGGCATCCTGCCAGTACGACCCGATGGATCCGAACTCTGACGGCTTCGGCGCACTTATGGCAAAGTCGCCGACCACGCCAATGCGACCGATCTTCCCATTCGCGTACGATAGAACCAGATCACCCGGGGACGCCTCCCGCATATTGTCGTAAAACTGACTCCGGGCGCCATTCGCTTCGACTACGGGCGACCACAAATAGCCGCCGGTGATCTCCTGCCGGACCGTCTGCGCGTGATTGACCCACCAGTAGCGCATGCTTGCCTCTGGCGCATCATCGCCGATTACTGCTCGTTAGCAAAGCGTGATCACCCGGAGCTTGTGCTAGGTAGATTGAGCAGGAAGGGCTGGAGCGTGGCCGAAGAGGATGAAGACGAGAGCGCGCGTGTTTGCAGCAAGTGCATCGCGGAGGATGTGCTGGCCGCAGAAATTCGGTCCGTTGGCCGGTCGGCCGAATGCGATTACTGCGGCCAGCAGCGCCGGCGGACGGTGACCATCGAGTGGCTCGCCACCCGAGTAGATCCAGTTTTCCAAGCTGTTGTGGGTCCGGCGCGGGAAGGTTTCATCATGCGTGGCGGTCGCCCGGACTTCGGTCCGGACGGAGACCCCCCGAGCGTTCTAATGAACGAGATGATTGAGGCTGAGTACGAAAGTATCGGCGAGGATATCGTCAGTGAGCTTTCCGGTCGGCACGGCTGGGACGTCCACGATGGGGGCTATGACTACTACGATCAAAGCCAGGACAGCTATGCGATACAGGATGCTGATTCTGGCATTCTCAGGCACCGCTGGAATAGATTCTGTGAAGACTTGAAGCAGGAGAGGCGCTTCTTCATTGATGATGGCGCCGCTGTTCTCGACGAAGTCCTCGGGCCGCTCGTGGACGGAAATTGGCCCCATGGCGGCGCAATCCGCACCCTCGGTGAGGATGACGCCACGCGATACGTTTATCGTGCACGACCGGCGAATGACGATGCAGCTTGCCGACCCATCTTCGAGCAGCGTCTGAACCGTCTAGCTGCGCCGCCGCCCGGCGTAGCTGGCGGCGGTCGAATGAACGCTCCTGGAATCAGCGTGTTCTATGGCGCTTTCGATGCGGAGACGTGCGTTGCCGAATTGCGAGTGCCTGTGGGTGGCGCGGCGATCGTCGGGCGGTTCGAAATAATCCGCCCGCTGCGAGTGCTGGACCTCACACGACTAGAAGCCGCGCAGCGGCGACTGAGCTACTTCGAGGAAGATTTCGAACGGTTACGAAGCTACGCGAGCTTTCTAAGAGGCTTCCACGACGAGATTAAGAAACCAGTGTTGCCGGAGCGCGAGACGCTTGAATATCTGCCGACACAGGTGGTTGCGGAGTATCTATGGACCCGCGTGGACCCGCCCTTTGACGGCCTTGTGTTTGGGTCGGCGCAGATCAGCGGCGGTCGTTCTAATCTCGTACTCTTTCCTCATGCATCGGTCGTCGAGGGAGCTGCTGACGAACCGCAACGAGAGGTGAAGTTCAGCTATGAGAGCGGCCCGAACGAGGACGACGAGGATCGTCCACTAGAGTTGCACGTGTTCTTTGAGCCGCTTGCGCCGCCGCCCGAACCGGAGAAGCGGGAGCGGTGGCAAGGCATCTTCTCAGAGGAAGACGATGAGTGGTTCAGCAGCGCTGATAGCGGCGCGGGTGTGCCGCCTCAGCCAGCGCTGAAGCTTGCTGAGGAAGGCGTATCACGGTTGCGCGCGAGTTCGATCCGCTACACCTTCGAAACCACCGCTGTGACATTCGACGATTGGGACGAGCCGCATTTCTGAAGGGCGGCCCGTGGGTTCCGGTCGGAATGATCTGAGGCACGTCTCAGCAGGAGCTTGAACACGGCTCTGGGCTGAACTCCAGGTGGCTAGTAGGCGCAGGTGCAAACCACAGCCTAGGTTAGTTAGAAGAGCTTTTTGAAGGGTTAGTGCTAACCGTATGTGAAACTATGAGTTTAGCTTCTCTAACTCTTTTAACCTCGCCGTTGCTGTCGCTTCTATTCAACTCTCCCCCCGGTGAGCAGTTTTAGCGAGAGGAGCGTTAGAAGGGCGTCGCCGCTCCCGTGACCGGCTGCCACTCCGTAACGTCACTGTCCCAAGGCAGCTTACAATACATGCGTTCGAACGCGCGCCTTGCCTCTGCAAGGGCCGGGAACTTCCAGCCACGCGGCGGCCCGTTCTCGCGTTCAGCGCCGATTGCCTTCAAACCTCTCCAGAGGGCCCGTTCGCCATCTCGGATGATGCTAGGAACTCGACGCCGAGCATCCTCTGCCAGTCCATAGGTGCCGGGGCCGCCGTGCGTGAAAGCGAAATTTGCGCGTCCGCGCACGTTGTTCGGCAATTCACCTGCGTCCAGGAGCAACCAGAGGTACTGAGCCACAGGATCCAAGCTCGCCATCTTCTGCTCTTCGAGTGCGGTCGTCCACGGCACGTCGCGAGGGTCGAAGTCGGACAGATCACGGCTTCGCAGGAAATGCAGTAAATTCTCACGCCCGCCGTCGGCTAACTCCGAGGCAATTGCATCGAACTGCGACCGCCCACTCGATCGGTTGAGGCGGGCGTTGAGGACACAGTAGCGGCGCTCGTCGGCCGAAGCAGGAACGACCCAATCATCGTTCGAGGCGACGCCGATGTGCAGGAAGTTCGGCGCGGGCTCTGCGTCTATGCCCTTGGCCTCTATAGTCAGGGTAGGCTCGGTGATGAGCGCCTTCAGGATGCTCTCGTGCTTCTTGTCCCCAGCGAAGAACGCCTCGTCAGCGAACAGGAACACGCAGTCACGTAGGTGTGCGTTGAAGTCGCCAACGAGAAACTTTGGATTGCTCACCTGCATGAAATGCTGTCCGAAAAGCGAGCCAAGGGTGCGGAAGAAGAAGCCCTTCCCGGTGCCCTTCTCACCCCGGATAACCAATGCAACCTCCCCCGGGGCGTCCGGGTGCTGCACCATCCTACTTGCCCAGTTCATCACGTAGTCGAATAGCTGCTGGTCGCCGCCGCAGAGATTTTCGCGGACGTGGCGGAGAAATCCCTCATGACGGTCGCCCGGGCGGGCATCACAGCCGAAGCCGCGCCACAGGTTGTACTGGTCCGGCGGGACGTCGCGGTTCGGCCAAAAGACGATCTTGCGGTATTGCCGCCTGTGCTCGTGCATTAGCCACCACTTGCCCAGGGGCATGGTGATAGCGTTGCCCGCCTTGTCTCGACCTATTTCGACGGGACGATGCATGTACCGATTACGAAAAGCCTCGAAGCTTTGGTACTTGATGTGCCACCGGCCCATCACGTCATCCCAATCCTCCTCAGCCACCACGCAGCGGCCACCTCGGTCACTCTCGATAACTGCGTGGCGGGCGTTGAGCTCACGCAAGGCGGGGTTGATCGCCTCCTCACGTGCGGCCGCGATCTGTTCCGCGGCGTATGCTTCAGGTCGAGGCTTATCGAGAACTGAGGCGCTGATACGGAAGTCTGGGTCCAGGATGACCGCCGCCATGGTGTCGTCGTCGGCCCGGGCGCGGACCATGTCGCACAGGACGCGCCACAGCACCTCAGATCGGCTGGGGTACTTGGTGGGGTTCTCCGGGTCCTCACCGTTGACGATGAGCATGACCGTGTAGTCCTGCAGCTTGACCGGCAGGTCGTCCGTGGAGGCGAAGCGGGGCAGGTTACCCCTGATCTCCACCTTTCCGCGGCGGGCGGTGGTGGAGCCAGCCTGCTGCATTTGCGGAGCCGGCGTGAAGGCGCTGAGCGGGTGCTTCGCCCAGTTCGTCAGCTTCTCTACGAGGCAGGCCGGGGCCTCCGTGCGGCCCTTGGCCTTCTTCTTCTTGTTCGGCACATTGATGGTGCCGGGGCAGCGCATGATGCGGTCGACGTTGAAGCAGCTGTCGGCGGCGTACTGCCCCTGGATGGCGCGGTTGTACGCCTCGATCTTCTCCCAAGCCTCCGGAGTGCCGTCCAGCGTCACCGGCTCGTCCAACAGCCAGAAAGCCTGTATCCCATTTCCAGAATCGAGGACTACACTCGGCGGCGGTTCGTGCTTGGCTAGTGCCACTATCGCGCGTGCCTTGCAGGCCTCAGGAGCCTCATTCTTGCGCGGGTCGATGTCGACGTGGAGCGCTCGGACGGTGCGAATGTCCTTCTTCTCCGCCCGCTTGTCGAGCGCCCACCCCGGCTGGTTGACGTGAAAATACAGGTTCTTCTTTGCGGCAACTTCCTTCCGCAGCCAGTCGTGAAGCTCCGCGGGGTTCTGCGGCCACAGGCACTTAGACGCGATGGCGCCATCGGGCACGATCGAAACTAACTGGCGGGGTGCGTCGCCGTACCAGCGATTCAGGAAGTCAATCGCAGCTTCGACGTTTCGAGTTGACGCCGCAACGTTGTCAGCGTCGCTCACGATTTCGCTCGCGTGTCGAGCCAGTCATTGATGTCAGACTGGCGCCATGCCACCCGTCGCTCGCTTAACCTTAGCGGCCGCGGGAACTGCTTACCCGCGATCATCCGGTAGATTGTGCTCTTTCCGAGCGATGTCATTTCTCGAACTCGCTTCAGTCCGAGCAAATTGTTTTCTGGTGTGCTCAAGACGACCTCCTAAGTCTTTGCGGGTCGTCTTCGGCTATCTGGAGGCCGGCGGGGTCTCTTCCCTTTGATTAGAAACCTGCGTTCGGTGGATGACCGCCCGAATGATTGCCGGAGTCACTCGCGGCTCAATCTTTGATAGTGACTGTAGGAGCCAACGTTCAGCGGCCGTAGATTCAGCGTCATGCCCGCCGTATGACCAAGCGTGCGGGCACTCCGTCCGGAGCACGAGCGCTGCTGCGTCCAGGGCCCGGGTGCTTAGCTCATCATATTTCGTGACTTCTCTCGCCCCCCGATGGGCGCCCCTCGATCCCTGACACCCCCGAGCCAATGCTGCTGTCGAGATCGGTGGCCCCGAAAGAGCGTGACAATCGCCGTATGGATTACTTCGATTCCAATCCTTCATGAGCTCTTCTGCTGCCGCACAAATGCGCCCATCTCCCGGCAGCCGACCGATGGACACAGCATAGTCTGCAAGCCGCTCAACAACTGACACAGGAAGGCTCTTCT encodes:
- a CDS encoding helix-turn-helix transcriptional regulator, producing the protein MSTPENNLLGLKRVREMTSLGKSTIYRMIAGKQFPRPLRLSERRVAWRQSDINDWLDTRAKS
- a CDS encoding primase-helicase family protein, coding for MSDADNVAASTRNVEAAIDFLNRWYGDAPRQLVSIVPDGAIASKCLWPQNPAELHDWLRKEVAAKKNLYFHVNQPGWALDKRAEKKDIRTVRALHVDIDPRKNEAPEACKARAIVALAKHEPPPSVVLDSGNGIQAFWLLDEPVTLDGTPEAWEKIEAYNRAIQGQYAADSCFNVDRIMRCPGTINVPNKKKKAKGRTEAPACLVEKLTNWAKHPLSAFTPAPQMQQAGSTTARRGKVEIRGNLPRFASTDDLPVKLQDYTVMLIVNGEDPENPTKYPSRSEVLWRVLCDMVRARADDDTMAAVILDPDFRISASVLDKPRPEAYAAEQIAAAREEAINPALRELNARHAVIESDRGGRCVVAEEDWDDVMGRWHIKYQSFEAFRNRYMHRPVEIGRDKAGNAITMPLGKWWLMHEHRRQYRKIVFWPNRDVPPDQYNLWRGFGCDARPGDRHEGFLRHVRENLCGGDQQLFDYVMNWASRMVQHPDAPGEVALVIRGEKGTGKGFFFRTLGSLFGQHFMQVSNPKFLVGDFNAHLRDCVFLFADEAFFAGDKKHESILKALITEPTLTIEAKGIDAEPAPNFLHIGVASNDDWVVPASADERRYCVLNARLNRSSGRSQFDAIASELADGGRENLLHFLRSRDLSDFDPRDVPWTTALEEQKMASLDPVAQYLWLLLDAGELPNNVRGRANFAFTHGGPGTYGLAEDARRRVPSIIRDGERALWRGLKAIGAERENGPPRGWKFPALAEARRAFERMYCKLPWDSDVTEWQPVTGAATPF
- a CDS encoding RES domain-containing protein; the encoded protein is MAEEDEDESARVCSKCIAEDVLAAEIRSVGRSAECDYCGQQRRRTVTIEWLATRVDPVFQAVVGPAREGFIMRGGRPDFGPDGDPPSVLMNEMIEAEYESIGEDIVSELSGRHGWDVHDGGYDYYDQSQDSYAIQDADSGILRHRWNRFCEDLKQERRFFIDDGAAVLDEVLGPLVDGNWPHGGAIRTLGEDDATRYVYRARPANDDAACRPIFEQRLNRLAAPPPGVAGGGRMNAPGISVFYGAFDAETCVAELRVPVGGAAIVGRFEIIRPLRVLDLTRLEAAQRRLSYFEEDFERLRSYASFLRGFHDEIKKPVLPERETLEYLPTQVVAEYLWTRVDPPFDGLVFGSAQISGGRSNLVLFPHASVVEGAADEPQREVKFSYESGPNEDDEDRPLELHVFFEPLAPPPEPEKRERWQGIFSEEDDEWFSSADSGAGVPPQPALKLAEEGVSRLRASSIRYTFETTAVTFDDWDEPHF